A region from the Manihot esculenta cultivar AM560-2 chromosome 13, M.esculenta_v8, whole genome shotgun sequence genome encodes:
- the LOC110607967 gene encoding cytochrome b561 and DOMON domain-containing protein At5g47530 codes for MDKYLRAAFFSCVLLISLWVPSSLAQTCGGHTFSSNQVFSTCSDLPVLSSFIYWNYHPSNLTADIAYRKTGASTGNWYVWSLNPSGQQMVGSQALLAFHNSSGVPVAYTTKIDSLSPSMQQGDLDFQVSNIKAEYSNGDMIIFATLHLTSSLLSNNQVWQEGTVSGTSFNPHSMDSANKASVGTINFETGATVAGTARTSSKKNVHGVLNALSWGVLMPVGIMIARYLKVFKVANPAWFYLHVACQSSAYIIGVAGWGTGLKLGSDSPGVKYSKHRNIGITLFCFATLQVFALLLRPKPDHKYRLYWNIYHHSIGYATIALSIVNIYEGFDILDPEKKWKRIYTGIIIFLGALATILEIFTWIIVIKRKKTTSFDKPANGTNGVNGYSA; via the exons ATGGATAAATATCTGAGAGCTGCTTTTTTCTCTTGTGTTCTGCTAATCTCCTTGTGGGTTCCATCATCTTTGGCTCAAACTTGCGGAGGCCATACGTTCTCTAGCAATCAAGTATTCAGCACTTGCAGTGATCTTCctgttttgagttctttcaTCTACTGGAATTACCATCCATCAAATCTCACAGCTGATATTGCGTATCGCAAAACTGGAGCTTCCACCGGCAATTGGTATGTGTGGTCTCTTAATCCAAGCGGCCAACAGATGGTTGGGTCACAGGCTCTTCTGGCTTTTCATAACTCCAGTGGTGTCCCTGTTGCTTATACGACCAAAATAGACAGCTTGTCCCCGTCGATGCAACAGGGCGACTTGGATTTTCAGGTCTCCAACATCAAAGCAGAGTATTCAAACGGCGATATGATAATATTTGCTACTCTGCACCTTACGAGTAGCTTGTTATCCAACAATCAAGTGTGGCAGGAAGGTACCGTGAGTGGAACTTCTTTCAATCCCCATTCCATGGATTCAGCTAACAAAGCTTCAGTAGGGACTATAAACTTTGAGACTGGAGCAACAGTTGCCGGAACAGCCAGAACAAGCAGCAAGAAGAAT GTTCATGGGGTATTGAATGCACTGAGCTGGGGAGTTTTGATGCCTGTGGGAATCATGATTGCTAGGTATTTGAAGGTGTTCAAAGTTGCAAACCCAGCTTGGTTTTACCTACACGTTGCTTGCCAATCCTCTGCCTATATCATTGGAGTTGCCGGATGGGGAACTGGTCTTAAACTCGGCAGCGATTCTCCTGGAGTCAAGTACTCCAAGCACAGGAATATCGGGATAACCCTTTTCTGCTTTGCAACCCTTCAG GTATTTGCCTTGTTGTTGAGGCCAAAGCCAGATCACAAGTACAGATTGTATTGGAACATATACCACCATTCTATTGGATATGCAACCATTGCTTTGAGCATCGTCAACATCTACGAAGGTTTTGATATTTTGGATCCTGAAAAGAAATGGAAGAGGATTTATACTGGAATTATCATATTCTTGGGCGCCCTCGCAACTATTCTAGAAATTTTTACATGGATCATAGTtatcaaa